One window of Haemorhous mexicanus isolate bHaeMex1 chromosome 16, bHaeMex1.pri, whole genome shotgun sequence genomic DNA carries:
- the LOC132335059 gene encoding serine/threonine-protein kinase pim-1-like gives MPGRAMPPACPRPGAGLPRPRPRASRRGLASGRLWSYWRWRCWAGISAWGWGGIASLWLRLARAWPRPQPLPRPLPGPAEDTGGAAAPAASAAACSAQAPPVGSAAAGPEPPLSRCRERTPGDGRPGALEGRSGATAGPGPSADSRVPPAGKAQQGLKEQYRLGSLLGRGGFGSVFAATRLSDGAPVAIKRVPRERVRHWGELPAGTSAPLEIVLLVKVSTGFPGVVQLLEWLELPNDVLMVLERPERCQDLQRFIRARGFLPEEVARELFRQVLEAVQHCTSCRVLHRDIKPENILVDLATGQAKLIDFGCGTYLQDTAYTHFAGTRSYSPPEWTHFGWYYGRPATIWSLGILLHQMVCGEHPFRRGQNISWDHQLSLPQGLSQECQDLIRRCLSMLDLERPSLEELLCHPWMQDIHLP, from the exons CCGcctgcccccggcccggggcggggctgccccgtcCCCGGCCCCGGGCGTCCCGCCGCGGTCTCGCCTCCGGCCGGCTCTGGTCGTACTGGcggtggcgctgctgggcgggcatcagtgcctggggctggggcggcatcgcctccctttggctccgcctggccagagcctggccccggccccagcccctgccccggcccctcccggggcCCGCAGAGGACAcaggcggcgcggccgctcccgccgcctccgctgccgctTGCTCGGCCCAAGCTCCGCCAgtcggcagcgcggccgccggccccgagccgccgctgtcccgctgcagggagcgaacgcctggggatggccggcccggggcgcttgaggggcgctcgggggccACTGCTggccccgggccgagcgctgacagccgcgtcccgccggcagggaaggcgcagcagggcctgaaggagcagtaccggctgggctcgctgctggggcgcggcggcttcggcagcgtcttcgcggccacgcggctctcggacggcgccccg gtggccatcaaaagggTGCCACGGGAGCGCGTCCGGCACTGGGGCGAGCTG cccgcCGGCACCAGCGCAcccctggagatcgtgctgctggtcaaggtgtccactggcttccctggtgtggtccagctgctggagtggcttgaGCTCCCCAACGACGTcttgatggtgctggagcgcccggagcggtgtcaggacctgcAGCGTTTCATTCGAGCTCGGGGCTTCCTGCCCGAGGAGGTGGCGCGGGAgctgttccgccaggtgctggaggccgtgcagcactgcaccagctgcagggtcctgcacagggacatcaaaccagagaacatcctggttgacctggccaccgggcaggccaaattgattgactttggctgtggcacctacctgcaggacacagcctacactcactttgcag gaacacGGTCATACAGCCCCCCGGAATGGACCCACTTTGGCTGGTACTATGGCAGGCCAGctaccatctggtccctgggcatcctgctgcaccagatggtctgtggggagcaccctttcaggaggggccagaacatcagctgggaccatcagctctcgctgccacaagggctctctcaag AGTGCCAAGATCTGATCAGGCGGTGTTTATCCATGCTGGACTTGGAAAGGCCCTCattagaagagctgctctgtcatccttggatgcaggatattcatctgccctag